A window of Hymenobacter siberiensis genomic DNA:
TCGGGTTGGTGCGACAATAGAGGATAATAGCATCGGAATGAAGGTGTGGTATTTAGGAAGGAAAATGATGGCGTGGCCGGCTAGCAGGCCCACCGGTAAAGGCAAGCAGACGCGGGTGCTCAGTAGCACGGTCCGCAAGGCCCACAAAAGATTCATAATCCAGTAGTTGGCAGTGCCGGGCGCAGCGCGGCCGGATAGTACCGTGCCGGCATCGGCAGTACTTCGTGCTGGGTGGCCACCAGCGGCGCCGGAAGCGGCACCAGCAGGCGCGGCCCGAGCCCGGCCCGCGCCGGGATGGTGGCTACCGCCGGCGGCAATGCCGTGCGGCTCCAGCGGCCCAGCGGCAGCAGGCTAAACAACAGGCCCACCTGCCACAGCCACTTGCGCGAAGTGCTGGGGCGGAAATTTGGGCTGGCGGGGGTTTCTTCGAGCAGTATAGTTGGAGGCATAGCAGGGCTTTTTCCTGTCTGTAGCCACTGCTATACCAATTTTTATTAATGCCGCCAAATAGCTTATAGTATGATAGTTATAGGTGTAAACTCAGGCCTGAAGCTCCGTTTTTCAGAATAAATGTCTGAAAAACGGAGCATGTACTTCCGGACTCAGGCGCCGCCGGTGCGGCGGGCTTCCAACTCGGCCGACATTGCGAAGATGACCTCGCGCAATTGCAGGTCCACGACTTCGACTATGGGCTGCAGGTCGTCGTAGGAAAAAAGACCGGCCCAGTTTTCTATTGTATCCATTAGCTCGATGGCCGGCTGAATGTGCAGGTGCCGCAGGCTGGGGCACATCTTATGGGCGGCGGCCTGCAAGCTGGCCAGGTTGCCCACGGCCAGCGCCGCGTGCAGGTCGCGAAGCGCCGTGCCGGTGCTGCTGATAAAGGTTTGCAGCATCGACGCGATAAACTTCTGGTCGCCCTGGCCCATGCTCTCCAGCAGCCGCAGGTCGTAGAGCTGGCGCTGGGGCACGGGGGCCACCTTTGGGGGGGCAGCGGGGGGCAGCGGGCGGCCGGGCGGCCGGAGCACCCAGTCGTAGACGAGTTGCAGGAGCTCGTCCTCGTAAAACGGCTTGGTGAGGTAGTCGTCCATGCCGGCGGCCAGGCATTTTTCCTTCTCGCCGCTGGTGGCCGATGCCGTGAGGGCGATGATGGGCGTGGTCTGCCCCATTTGCTCGCGCAGGTAGCGCGTGGCTTCGAAGCCGTCCATCACCGGCATCTGCACGTCCATCAGAATCAGGTCGAAGCGCTGTTCGCGGACACACGCAATGGCAAATTCACCATTTTCTGCTTCGGTTACTTTGATATGGGCATTGAGGAGCAGTGTCTTGGCCATCAAGCGGTTGTACTCGTTGTCTTCCACTAGCAGGATGTGCTTGCCACGCAGCTCCTGCGCGTTGGGGCTGGTGGCCGACCGGCGCGGCGGCAGGTCATCGACGGTGCCAATGGGCAGCGCCAGGGCGAAGTGAATGGTGGTGCCCTGGTTTTTCTCGCTCTCAATCACGATTTCGCTGCCCATCAGCCGGGCCAGGCTGCGACAGATGCTTAGGCCCAGGCCCGTACCGCCAAATTTGCGGGTAATGGATACGTCCTCCTGGCTGAATTCCTGAAAAATGTACTTCAGGTACGACGGGTCGATGCCGATGCCGGTGTCGCGCACCGTAAACGCCAGCCATACGGCCCCGCTTTCAACACCGGCTACCTCGCACTCAATGGTTACGGCGCCTTTGCTGGTGAATTTTACGGCATTGCCGGCCAGATTCAGCAAAATCTGGGTGATGCGGTACGGGTCGCCGAGCACCACGTCCGGCACCAGCGAATCGATGACGGTGTTCAGTGCCAGCCCCTTTTCCTCCGCTTTGTAGAGCAGGGTTTTTTCCACCTGGGCGCAAAGGCGGGTCACGTTGAAGCCTACCTGCTCGATGGTCATCTGGCCGGCATCGAGCTTGGTCAGGTCCAGGATGTCGTTGATGATAACCAGCAGGTTCTCGGCCGAGGTGGTGATGGCGTGCAGGTAATTACTCTGGCGCGTGGCCAGCGGGGTTTTGGCCAGCAGCTGGCTCATGCCCAGGATGGCGTTCATGGGTGTGCGGATTTCGTGGCTCATGTTGGCCAGGAACAGCTCCTTGGTTTTGGCCGAATACTCGGCCTGCTGCTTGGCTTCGCGCAGGTTTTGTTCCAGCTGTTTCATGTGCGTGATGTCGAGGCTGATGCCAATGGTGCCCATCACGGCATGTTCCTGGTCGTAGAGCGGGGCAGCTCCGGTAAAAAGCCATTTCGTCTTGCCGTCCTTGGTCACGATGGGCATCTCATAAGAGCTGCTCACCCCTTGTTCCCGCAGCTGGTATTGCTGCTCGATGTGCGGCAGGCTGCCGTAGGGCATCAGCAACGAAGGCAGCGGGTTGCCGAGCAGCTCTTCGTTGGTGTAGCCAATAAAGTTGCAGTAGTTCGGGTTGGCATAGAGCACGCGCTTCTCCAGGTCCGTCTCCACCAGCCCCAGCTGCATGTTGTCGATGATGGTGCGGTACTTGGCCTCGCGGAGCTGCAGGCCCTTTTTGGCTTTGTAGCTCTCGGTAATGTCCTCAAATTTCCAAAGAAACCCGATATCCGTATCCCCGTCCCAAACCGGCCCGAACTCGCGCTCTACCACGCGCCCATTACTCATGTGAAACAGGTTGAGGCGCTCTTCCAGCCGGCGTACTACCTGGGTGGCCATGTCCGGCGCGTCGGCCACCGGCCGCGCAATGCAGCTTTGTATCTGCGCTTCCACCTGGTGATAGTCGGTGCCGATGAGCTCCTCGGGCGCAGCCGTGAGCTCGAAGAGCTGGCAAAAGGCATTGTTGGTCAGCACCACCTTGTGATTTTCGTCCACCAGCAGCACCCCGCGCTTCAGCTCTTTAAACGTAGTAGTGAGGCGCAGCGCCGTGGTAGCCAGGGCATTCTGGGCTTCCCGGCGCGCCGAAATATCCCCGATGATGCCTGTGAAAATAAGTGGCGTGCCCAGCGCATTGCGCTTGGTCACCATGCCCCGGTTCAGCACCCATTTGTAGCTTCCATCGTGGCAGCGCACGCGGTGCTCGCAGGCAAACAGCTCCTTTTCGCCGCTCTGGCAGGAAGTCCACTCCTGGTTCACCAGGGCAATCTCATCCAGATGCACGTAGTCGAGGAGGGTGATGCTCTCGTCGTCCCAGACCTGGTCGTCGTAGCCGAGCATGTTCAGCCATTCGTGCGATACCGACGTGTGTTTTGTGGTGTAGTGGTATTCCCAGGTGCCCATGCCCAGGCCTTCCATCATGAGCAGCCCGCGCAGAATGCTGCGGCGCGCTTCCTCCTCGGCCAGCTTGCTGAGGGTAATGTCCTCGATGCTGCCGCTGAAGTCCCGGCCGTAGTCGTCCTGGCCCGACATAGCCGAGCTGAGGCGGCACCAGCGCAAGGGCTGTCCCGGTACCACCAGGCGGCACTCCAGCATCACCGGCACGTTGGCCGCGATGGCCGCCTGGTAGATGGCCCAATTGGCCGGGTGGTCATCGGGATGCACGAAGTCGCTCAGGTGCTCCATGTCATCAATCCCGAAAAGTTCCTTCAGCCTGGGGCTGCAGTACGTGAACCGGCGCGGGTCATCGTTGTCCTGCCGCACGCGGTAGAGCACGCACGGCGCACTTTCGGCCAGGATGCGGAACCGGGCTTCGCTTTCGGCCAATACCTGCTGGGCCTTCCGCTTAAGCGAAAGGTCCTCCAGCAGGCCCAGAAACAGTTCAAACTCTCCCTGCGACGTTTTGTGCAGGGGATGCATATCCAGGCGCAGCCGCTTGCCTTCCTGCGCGGGGTGGTCTGGCAATTCAAACTGAAACGCCTCCTGCCGGGCCAGGCTGGCCGCCACCGTGGCCTGCACCTCGGCGCTGGACTGCATGTCGGGGGGCAGGTCGGAGAGCGGCCGGCCTATCAGGTGGGCCAGCGTGCAGCGGCACATGGCCAGCAATGCCGGGTTGGCCCAGATGATGCAGCCCCGCGAATCGCTGAGCAGGAGCCCGGAGTAGCTGGTTTGCAGCTGCTCCTGCAACTCGGCCGGGCTGCCCTCACCCAAAGGAGCCGCGTCGGAGACGGCCGCCAGCTGAGCGCGCAATTCGGCGATTTCGGCATCACGCTGGCGCAGCGTGTGCTCGAGCGTGGCACGGGTAGTGTTGGGGGTCATGGGCACGGTCAGAGAAGTGGAAACGCCGGCCGGTTATATTTCGCCGTCCTGTATCATCTTGTAAATCGTGGACTTGCCCACGTCCAGGGTTTGGGCCACCTGCGGCACATTGCCGTCGTACTTCTCTAGGTAGTGCCGCACAATGGCGCAGGTGTAGGCCCGCAGGGTCTTTTCCGAGCTCAGGAAACTGGTGTCGCGCCCGGCCGGGGCAAACATCACATCGGCGGGCGAAATCTCCGGCCCGTTGCTGAGCACGGCGGCCAACTCCACAATGGTTTTCAGCTCGCGCACGTTGCCGGGGTAGGCGTAGGCCCGCAGCTTAGCCAGCGTGTCGGGGGCCAGCACCAGGGCGGGCTTGCCATACTCGCGGCAAAACTCGTCCACGAAGTATTTGGCTAGGTACAGCGTGTCCTGGCCGCGCTCGCGCAGGGGCGGCAGCAGCAGTGGCAGGCCCATGATGCGGTAGTACAGGTCTTCGCGAAACGTGCTTTTCTGCACTTCATCGGCCAGGTTCTTGTGCGTGGCCGTGATGAGGCGCACGTCGAGCTTGATGCGCTCGTTGCCGCCCACGCGCTGCAATTCGCGCTCCTGCAGCACGCGCAGTAGCTTGCTCTGAATGGCGGGGTTCAGGTCCCCGATTTCGTCCAGAAACAGCGTGCCGCCGTTGGCCTCCTCAAACTTGCCGATTTTGCGGGCCACCGCGCTGGTGAACGCGCCCTTCTCGTGCCCAAACAGCTCGCTTTCCAGCAGCTCGGTGGGAATAGCGGCCATGTTTACGGCCACAAAGGGCTTGCGGTGCCGCCCCGAGTTCATGTGAATGGCCTTGGCCACCAGCTCCTTGCCCGTACCCGTTTCGCCGGTGATGGAAACGTTGACCGGCGTTTGGGCCGCTTTCTCCATCAGCCCAAAAATGCGCTTGATGGCCGGGCTGTTGCCCTTCATGATTTTGCTGAAATCGTACTTGGCCTGGAGCTGGCTTTCGAGGCTTTTCACGCGTTGGCGCAGGCCATTGGTTTCGCGCAGCTTCTGCACGGTATTCCAGAGAAAATCCTTGGTGTTGTCGTCTTTCACCAGGTAGTCGGACGCGCCCATCTTGAGCAAGTGCACAGCCGTCGCGATTTTATCTTGCGCACTGATGACGATGAGCGGCACCTCGGGCCAGCGCTGCCGCAGGGTGCTCAGCAGCTTGTCGCCGCTGATGTCGGGCAGCGAAAAGTCGATGGTTACCACATCGGGCAGCAAGTGCATGTTGTCCAGGCATTCCTGCCCCGACGTCCAGAGGTGAACCGTATTTTCCGGATTAAGGGACAGGTGGTAGTGCAGCAGTTGCCCGTACCAGGGGTCATCCTCAACGATGAAGATGATGAAAGGTGATTCCATAGTTGACTTTGCCGGCTCAGTAAGGTGGCGCGATACGCCTTAAGGACTAGTTAGCTGCGGTATACACTAACCAGCCGGGCCGATACCCCCCAACCTTATAAAAAGGCCGGTACAGATGAAAGGTTGAAAGTATGTAATAAATCTCAGGTAACTGAATGATAAAAGTTGGTATTATTTATATTTTATTTATGTTTTAATATAAAAATATACATTTAAGGTATGCACGATTAACCAGTCAATAAAGACGATGAATGAGCTATATTACTCGTTAAATGAAAAACAATCATTTTTGTTTAAAAAATGGTTTATGTGTTTTGTTTAAACAGGCAATATTGAAGCTGTTTAGAAAGTCCCCGAACGGTCATGCAGCGCGCAGCGAAGCATGACCGGTTGAGTACCTTTTGTGACTTTCTAAACAACTCCATTGGTTGGGAAAGGGCGAATGCAGGTGGCCTGCGCTGTTGAAGCCCTACACTTCGTCGTCATAGAACATCTTCAGGGCCGCGTACTGGCCCAGCTGGTTGGCCACCAGGTCGGCGGGCGGCAGCTGGCTCAGTTGGGAGTGAAGGCCGGCTTTGGCGTTCTTGCGCACCATGCCGGCCACTTTGAGGATGAGGTAGTTGTACTTGCGGGCGATAACGGCCCAGTTGTAGCGGCGGTTGGCCACGCTCTGCATCTGCTGGCCCAGCTCCAGCCAGGTCACCATGCTGGTTTCTTTGATTTGCTGTATCAGCTCCGCTTTGGTGGCGAAGTAGATGGCCTTGTTCTCGGTGGTGGCCTTGTTGAACGAGGCGTGGAAGGCCAGCACCGGCCGGCCCAGGCTCATGGCCTCCACCAGTGAGGGATTGGTGCCGCCGGCGCTGTGGCCGTGCACGTACACGGCGCAGTTGCTGCGCAGCACGTCGAGCTGCTGCTGGTTGTAGATGGGGTCGAGCAGGTGCAGGTTGGGGTAGGCCCCGTTGCCGAACTCGGCAAAAATGCGCCGGCCGTAGACGCTGTTCTTCCAATTGCCCACGATGACGAAGGTGTAGCTGTGCAGGGCAGCAAAGGCCTCCAGCACCATGCTCACGTTGTTTTCGGGCTCGATGCGGCATACCTTGAAGGCATAGGGCTTGGCCAGAAACGGGTACTGCGCCCGGGCCTCGTCGGTGATGGGCTGCGGGCGGGCGTGGTCGCCGCCGTATTCGATGACGCGGCTTCTCGTGCTGTAGGCGCGGGCCGTGTAGTCCTGAATGGCGTCGTTGTCGGAAATATCGGCGTGCGAGTACTTCACCGCCAGGTTTTCGGACCAGCGCAGAAACCGCTTGGCAAAGGGGCTCCACTTCTCGCGCCGCCACTCGATGCCATCGATGGAAACAATGACTTTCTTGTTGGTGAACCAGCGCACGAAGGGCAGCATCAGCGCCCCCGGCACGCCCAGTACCAGCAGCACATCGGCAAACAGCACGGCGTGCAGAATAGACAGGCAATCGTAGATAATACTCTGCATACCATTGGCTTGCAGGGGTAGGTACACTAGCTTGGCGCCTTCGTAGTGCGAGCGACGCTCGGCCTTGGGGTAGGTTTTGCCGCTGCAATACACCGTGAGGTCGTGCTGCTCGTGCAGGTACTTGACGAGGTAGGCCGTCAGGGTTTCGAAGCCGCCGTAGCAGGCCGGCAGCCCCACGGTGCCGATAATGGCAACTTTCTTGTGCGTGTTGGTGGACATCAGTAAAATTCGAACAGAGGAGGTAGGTAAAAGGACTTGCGATAGAAAAGCGGGGCCGTGCGGCCCCGGTCAGGCCCCGGCCAGCGCGTCCGGGGCCATGGGCACCGGTGTGGGAGCCGGGGCAGTGGCCCCGGGCTGTTCGGCGCGGAACGTGGCGAGCACCTGCCCGGCAAAGCGGCTGGGGGCAAAGCTGGCGGCCCGCTGCCGGGCGGCGGTGGCCATGCGCACGTAGCAGGCGCTGTTGTGGGCCAGCAGCCCCAGGGCCTGCTGCAGGGCCTCCAGGTGCCGGCCATTGATGGCAAAGCCGGTGTGGGTGTGCACGTTCACCTCGGCCACGCCGCCCACGGGCGGCACAATCACGGGCCGGCCGTAACTCATGGCCTCCAGAATGGTCATGCCGAAGGTTTCGACCCATTCATCGGGCCGCGAGAGGTTTAAGACCACGGCGGCGCGCTGGTAGTGCGGGTGCATGTCGTGCGCCGCCGGGAAAAGCGTGAGGTTGTTCGGCACCAAAATCTGGTTCCGGTAGCTGGCCACGGCGGCGGGCGCGGCGTTCAGCACCAGCTCGAACCGCAGCGCGGGCATGGCTCGGGCCAGGGCAACGAATTCGGGAATGCCTTTGTAGTCGCGCAGCGAGCAGGCCATGAGCACCACGAAGGGCTCGGGGCTGCGGTTGGGCAGGGGCGTCTGGCTGGCTTTGGCAACGAAGGCGGGCGCGAGGGCATTGTGCACCACGACCTGCCGGGCCACCGGCAGCGCCAGCGCCGTGCGCACATGCTCCGACACGCACAGCACCTGGTGGGCCGTGTGGGCGGCCACCGCGCACAGCAGCCGCCGTAGCAGCGCGGGCCTCAGCGACACTTCGTGCAGGTGGTACACCACCCGCGCCCCCCGGCAGCGGGCCGCCAGCGCCGCCCCGGCCGGCAGCAGGGTGTTCACATACACGGTGCTGTCGGCGGTGGCCAGCCGCAGCACTTTCCAGAACAGCAGCCACTGCACCAGCCCAAAGTTGAGCAGCGTGCGCCACGCGCTGGCCGACCAGCGGTAGGCCAGCGCGTGGGTGGTCACGCCGGGCAGGTCGCTCAGGAACCCCGGTGCGCCGGGCGTGGCCGTGAGCAGGTCGATGGCATAGCCGGCCTCGGCCAGCACTTCCAGCGACTGGCGCAGCACCAGCGGGCTGCCGCTGCGGTCGTTGAGCAGGTGAACGGCGAGGATGTGGGGCTTTTTCATGCGGCTAGCACTTGTTGGTACACGCTGTGAAGCTGGAGGCCGCGCCGCTCCCAGGTGTGGTGCTGCGCCACGTGGCGGCGGGCCAGGTCGGCCTCGGCGGCTTGCAGCAGG
This region includes:
- a CDS encoding PAS domain S-box protein — protein: MTPNTTRATLEHTLRQRDAEIAELRAQLAAVSDAAPLGEGSPAELQEQLQTSYSGLLLSDSRGCIIWANPALLAMCRCTLAHLIGRPLSDLPPDMQSSAEVQATVAASLARQEAFQFELPDHPAQEGKRLRLDMHPLHKTSQGEFELFLGLLEDLSLKRKAQQVLAESEARFRILAESAPCVLYRVRQDNDDPRRFTYCSPRLKELFGIDDMEHLSDFVHPDDHPANWAIYQAAIAANVPVMLECRLVVPGQPLRWCRLSSAMSGQDDYGRDFSGSIEDITLSKLAEEEARRSILRGLLMMEGLGMGTWEYHYTTKHTSVSHEWLNMLGYDDQVWDDESITLLDYVHLDEIALVNQEWTSCQSGEKELFACEHRVRCHDGSYKWVLNRGMVTKRNALGTPLIFTGIIGDISARREAQNALATTALRLTTTFKELKRGVLLVDENHKVVLTNNAFCQLFELTAAPEELIGTDYHQVEAQIQSCIARPVADAPDMATQVVRRLEERLNLFHMSNGRVVEREFGPVWDGDTDIGFLWKFEDITESYKAKKGLQLREAKYRTIIDNMQLGLVETDLEKRVLYANPNYCNFIGYTNEELLGNPLPSLLMPYGSLPHIEQQYQLREQGVSSSYEMPIVTKDGKTKWLFTGAAPLYDQEHAVMGTIGISLDITHMKQLEQNLREAKQQAEYSAKTKELFLANMSHEIRTPMNAILGMSQLLAKTPLATRQSNYLHAITTSAENLLVIINDILDLTKLDAGQMTIEQVGFNVTRLCAQVEKTLLYKAEEKGLALNTVIDSLVPDVVLGDPYRITQILLNLAGNAVKFTSKGAVTIECEVAGVESGAVWLAFTVRDTGIGIDPSYLKYIFQEFSQEDVSITRKFGGTGLGLSICRSLARLMGSEIVIESEKNQGTTIHFALALPIGTVDDLPPRRSATSPNAQELRGKHILLVEDNEYNRLMAKTLLLNAHIKVTEAENGEFAIACVREQRFDLILMDVQMPVMDGFEATRYLREQMGQTTPIIALTASATSGEKEKCLAAGMDDYLTKPFYEDELLQLVYDWVLRPPGRPLPPAAPPKVAPVPQRQLYDLRLLESMGQGDQKFIASMLQTFISSTGTALRDLHAALAVGNLASLQAAAHKMCPSLRHLHIQPAIELMDTIENWAGLFSYDDLQPIVEVVDLQLREVIFAMSAELEARRTGGA
- a CDS encoding sigma-54-dependent transcriptional regulator; the protein is MESPFIIFIVEDDPWYGQLLHYHLSLNPENTVHLWTSGQECLDNMHLLPDVVTIDFSLPDISGDKLLSTLRQRWPEVPLIVISAQDKIATAVHLLKMGASDYLVKDDNTKDFLWNTVQKLRETNGLRQRVKSLESQLQAKYDFSKIMKGNSPAIKRIFGLMEKAAQTPVNVSITGETGTGKELVAKAIHMNSGRHRKPFVAVNMAAIPTELLESELFGHEKGAFTSAVARKIGKFEEANGGTLFLDEIGDLNPAIQSKLLRVLQERELQRVGGNERIKLDVRLITATHKNLADEVQKSTFREDLYYRIMGLPLLLPPLRERGQDTLYLAKYFVDEFCREYGKPALVLAPDTLAKLRAYAYPGNVRELKTIVELAAVLSNGPEISPADVMFAPAGRDTSFLSSEKTLRAYTCAIVRHYLEKYDGNVPQVAQTLDVGKSTIYKMIQDGEI
- a CDS encoding DUF1972 domain-containing protein, whose amino-acid sequence is MSTNTHKKVAIIGTVGLPACYGGFETLTAYLVKYLHEQHDLTVYCSGKTYPKAERRSHYEGAKLVYLPLQANGMQSIIYDCLSILHAVLFADVLLVLGVPGALMLPFVRWFTNKKVIVSIDGIEWRREKWSPFAKRFLRWSENLAVKYSHADISDNDAIQDYTARAYSTRSRVIEYGGDHARPQPITDEARAQYPFLAKPYAFKVCRIEPENNVSMVLEAFAALHSYTFVIVGNWKNSVYGRRIFAEFGNGAYPNLHLLDPIYNQQQLDVLRSNCAVYVHGHSAGGTNPSLVEAMSLGRPVLAFHASFNKATTENKAIYFATKAELIQQIKETSMVTWLELGQQMQSVANRRYNWAVIARKYNYLILKVAGMVRKNAKAGLHSQLSQLPPADLVANQLGQYAALKMFYDDEV
- a CDS encoding glycosyltransferase family 4 protein; this encodes MKKPHILAVHLLNDRSGSPLVLRQSLEVLAEAGYAIDLLTATPGAPGFLSDLPGVTTHALAYRWSASAWRTLLNFGLVQWLLFWKVLRLATADSTVYVNTLLPAGAALAARCRGARVVYHLHEVSLRPALLRRLLCAVAAHTAHQVLCVSEHVRTALALPVARQVVVHNALAPAFVAKASQTPLPNRSPEPFVVLMACSLRDYKGIPEFVALARAMPALRFELVLNAAPAAVASYRNQILVPNNLTLFPAAHDMHPHYQRAAVVLNLSRPDEWVETFGMTILEAMSYGRPVIVPPVGGVAEVNVHTHTGFAINGRHLEALQQALGLLAHNSACYVRMATAARQRAASFAPSRFAGQVLATFRAEQPGATAPAPTPVPMAPDALAGA